tcactacTGGTGTATCGATAACACCGAGCAGCGTTATCCATAGGCGGGTCTACTCCTGTCGGGTGCTCTATGCCGGGCGCCAGGGACACATACATCGACGCTCGGTCAATATCTCCGATCTGCGAGACGGTGGTAATAAGTTATCAGAGGAAGAGAACGACAACGAATAAAATTGCAAGTTGTGCAAACTTATTCCTTACCTTTGGAGCTGGTCGACCCAACTTGTATGCGTGCATCCGGTTGTCGCTACGCACAAAGCTGCTGTCTGCGAGATTGAACAGCTCGTTGATTCTGTGCTGGACTTCTGGCTTCTCCAGGTTGTCCTTGTGTATCCTCGTCGTGTCTTGGTTTCCTTGGTATTCATAACCCGGgtggaccctcctctggcacgGGCTGCACTCGTGAGCTAAGGaaattgccgaccacgccaggCCCATCCAAACATGACCACTCGATAAGGTTCATCAACTCTTCGACCTGGCCGGTGTACTCTGGTCGGTCTGTCCAGCTTTGTCTTTCTCAATCTCTTTGAAGGCTTGTATTCTCTTATTAGTCATCTTAGTACATAATAGCAGATAGATCATTTTGCTTTGCAAGTCTATATGCATCCAAATTCACTTTGACAGGTAACATGACCTCTTGACCACAAACAAGCTCAAATGGAGAAACTTTAGCAGCGCCATCCCCTTGAGACACGATGAGCCCACAAAGCCTCAGACAAGACCTCATGCCACCTACTAGGATTGTTCTCAATCTTCTTCTCTGTCAACTTCATAAAAGTCTTGTTGCTAGATTCATCTTAGCCATTAGCTATGAACAAGGTCTAGGAGCCCGTTTTGCGTTTCTTCAACCAAACGAGGGAAATGCAAATAGCTTGGCATTCGGAGTCGTGGAATATCCACCGAGAGAAGAGAAAAGATAGATCTggtttagataaaaaaaaaagattataatattgtagtatttttttttgtattttaataattattatctaactatgaattaactaggtttaaaagatttatctcgtaaattagttattcttttatctatatcaaGTGttataaaatttgatgtgatagaaaatcttgaaaagttttttgaatttaggacgaactaaacaaggacagAGTGTGGGAGCAAAaaaacatactccctccatctacaAATAAATACACATCTCGCGTTTTGAGGAGCTAAATTTTTTGAAGgtattgtttagttccaaaaaatttctaagatttcccgtcatatcaaatctttggataagcattaaatataaataaaattaactaattatacagtttatctataatttagattttgatagacgaatattttgagcctaattattcTATAATTATACAataattataaaatacaaacgaaattactgccgtgtccattttgcaaataagttttggaactaaggccttgtttagtttcaaaaactgAAAAGTCAacttcggaactgtagcactttcgtttttatttgataaacattatccaatcatgaagtaactagacttaaaagattcatctcgtgatttacaggtaaactgtgtaattagtttttattttcatctatatttaatactctatgcatgtggtgtaagattcgatgtgacggagaatcttgaaaagattttggttttttgggtgaagGCCTAAACAAtgtagacggagggagtagccgAGTACAGTAGCTTTCAGTGGCTCTGCTGCTTGCTCCCATGGGCCCAGCGCTAAGCGACGGGTGGATTTGATTGACCTCACTGAGAGTTTGGACGTTGTGCAAACACCAAGCATGGGCCACCGAGGGCCACGTGCTCGTCGTACATGGAAACCAGAGCCGAACAATTGCCTTCACACATCCATCCATGTCAACCGCTATCGTAAACCACTTGAACACAacatagagatagagatagaatCCACCACACACGTACTCTTCCATTTCCCAGCAATGGAGGTACCACTACCAGTACCACCATGGGCATCGTCCTCCTTCGCGACGACGATCCTGCTGGCCACCGCGCTCTTCCTCGTGACGACGACCACCGTCCTCCGCCACGGGCAACTACAAGCGCGCAAGCGCAAcctcctcccgccgccgccgggcccTCGGCCGTGGCCGGTGATCGGCAACCTGAACCTCCTAGGCACACTGCCACACCGCTCCATCCACGCGCTGTCGGCGCGGTACGGCCCGCTCATGTCCCTCCGCTTCGGCGCCTTCCCCGCCGTCGTCGCCTCCTCCGTcgaggtggccgaggtccttctcaagacccAGGACCTGGCGTACCTCGACCGCCCACGCATGGCCTGCGGCAAGTACACCGTCTACAACTACTCCGGCATGCTGTGGTCTCACTACGGCCCCTACTGGCGGCAGCTCCGCAAGCTGTGGGTCACGGAGCTCCTCAGCGCCCGGCAGCTCCGGCTGACGGAGCACGTCCGCGCCGACGAGGTCCGCGCCATGCTGCGCGACCTGCACCCGACGAGCTCGAGCACGAGCACGTGCTGATGGTGACGCTCAACGTGATCTCGCGCATGGTGCTGGGCAAGAAGTACGTcggcgaggacgacgacgcgtcgtcggcggcggccgcgACGCCGGAGGAGTTCAGGTGGATGATCGAGGAGATCTTCTTCCTCAACGGCGCGCTCCACGTCGGGGACATGGTGCCGTGGCTCAGCTGGCTGGACCCGCACGGGTACATCGGCAGGATGAAGCGGGTGGCCAAGATGTTCGACCGGTTCATCGAGCA
This window of the Sorghum bicolor cultivar BTx623 chromosome 7, Sorghum_bicolor_NCBIv3, whole genome shotgun sequence genome carries:
- the LOC110437018 gene encoding uncharacterized protein LOC110437018; its protein translation is MGLAWSAISLAHECSPCQRRVHPGYEYQGNQDTTRIHKDNLEKPEVQHRINELFNLADSSFVRSDNRMHAYKLGRPAPKIGDIDRASMYVSLAPGIEHPTGVDPPMDNAARCYRYTSSDEDDGQAVPTTDDRVADKRPMAGEQSQAGVVPRESAQGPSSGQGSASGARAPKRRRLLRVVDDDEEEEEAAPDLVRRPRSRSN